In Bdellovibrionales bacterium CG10_big_fil_rev_8_21_14_0_10_45_34, one genomic interval encodes:
- the rfaE1 gene encoding D-glycero-beta-D-manno-heptose-7-phosphate kinase — protein MLSVGRLSEIQNKKVLIVGDVGLDEYAFGAVKRISPEAPVPVLEVESEETRLGLATNVAQNIHELGSEVILVSVIGKDETANRLGKLIQEKGISTEHLVRDLTRPTTRKLRVMAGHHHLVRVDYEQRRPLDSDVLALLLKNVETTIKNVDAVIIQDYAKGVLNSKVLKEVISLAKAHRKLVVVDPHRSTPLSYYQGADLMTPNRDEALALASVKEDQVEFEESWVERLGEILMRGIGSERMVITRGKDGMSFFENDLHERVPTFAREVFDVTGAGDTAVAALTLGLVAGWSLKDACILSNYASGVVVAQPGCVPCGFGDLKELISLDSSENQVGVPND, from the coding sequence ATGTTGAGTGTAGGTCGCTTAAGTGAAATCCAGAATAAAAAAGTATTGATCGTCGGTGATGTCGGACTCGATGAGTATGCATTTGGCGCCGTTAAGCGAATCTCCCCCGAGGCTCCTGTCCCAGTTTTAGAAGTCGAATCGGAAGAAACCAGGTTAGGGCTTGCAACCAACGTAGCCCAAAATATTCATGAGCTCGGAAGCGAGGTCATTCTTGTTTCGGTGATTGGTAAAGATGAAACCGCCAATCGCCTCGGAAAGCTGATTCAAGAAAAGGGTATTTCAACAGAACACCTTGTGAGAGATCTTACACGCCCCACCACCCGAAAATTGCGAGTTATGGCTGGGCACCATCATCTTGTAAGAGTAGATTATGAGCAGCGACGTCCGCTCGACAGCGATGTGCTCGCATTGCTACTAAAAAATGTTGAAACAACAATAAAAAATGTCGACGCTGTAATTATTCAGGATTACGCAAAGGGAGTTTTGAACTCTAAAGTTCTTAAAGAGGTCATTTCTCTCGCAAAAGCTCACCGAAAACTGGTTGTAGTTGATCCACATCGCAGCACACCGCTGAGTTATTACCAGGGCGCGGATCTTATGACTCCCAACCGCGATGAAGCCTTGGCATTGGCTTCAGTGAAAGAAGACCAAGTGGAATTTGAGGAATCATGGGTCGAACGACTTGGTGAGATTCTCATGAGAGGGATCGGTTCAGAAAGAATGGTTATCACCCGCGGTAAAGATGGCATGAGCTTCTTTGAGAACGATCTTCATGAGAGAGTGCCCACGTTTGCCCGCGAAGTTTTCGATGTGACCGGAGCAGGAGATACAGCTGTTGCAGCGCTCACGCTAGGCTTGGTCGCGGGCTGGAGTTTAAAGGATGCTTGTATATTGTCTAACTACGCCTCGGGAGTCGTCGTAGCCCAGCCGGGTTGCGTGCCATGTGGTTTTGGCGATCTAAAAGAACTTATCAGCCTTGATTCGAGTGAAAACCAAGTTGGTGTGCCGAATGACTAG
- the rlmN gene encoding 23S rRNA (adenine(2503)-C(2))-methyltransferase RlmN translates to MTSPVRSFFDFELEELKKHFSSHGKEKFRAQQLFQWVYQKSVLDPQLMTNLSKDFRAQLLSEVDLMRLPIVEQLDSVDGTKKFLFDIGDSKTVESVLIPSKDRLTLCVSSEVGCNMACRFCFTGKQKLSRRLTAGEIVGQFFEVSNLIQPRRITNVVFMGMGEPLDNPDAVFRAIKILNSPWGFNLSRKRVTVSTSGLVPMIPLVAEAGARLAVSLNATTNEIRDYVMPINKKYPMNQLLESCRQYVRETGDRVTFEYVLLKGVTDSLEDARRLQKISRQVPCKINIIPFNEHPGSGFERPSDETVDQFHNELMRLGVHVLLRRTKGRDIFAACGQLRSRYEGHPERMSVS, encoded by the coding sequence ATGACTAGTCCCGTAAGATCATTTTTTGATTTTGAACTGGAAGAGCTTAAGAAACACTTTTCTTCGCATGGCAAAGAAAAATTCCGCGCTCAGCAGTTATTCCAATGGGTTTATCAAAAGTCAGTTCTTGATCCTCAGCTCATGACAAACCTCTCAAAAGACTTTCGAGCACAGCTTTTAAGCGAAGTGGATTTGATGCGACTACCTATCGTAGAGCAATTGGATAGCGTCGACGGTACTAAGAAATTTCTCTTTGATATTGGTGATAGCAAAACAGTTGAATCCGTGTTGATACCGTCCAAAGACCGACTCACATTATGTGTCAGCTCCGAAGTGGGTTGCAATATGGCATGTCGTTTTTGCTTTACCGGTAAACAAAAGCTCTCGCGTCGGCTCACAGCCGGCGAGATAGTCGGTCAGTTCTTTGAGGTTTCAAACCTAATTCAACCGCGAAGGATCACTAATGTCGTTTTTATGGGGATGGGTGAACCTCTTGATAATCCAGATGCGGTTTTCCGCGCGATCAAAATTTTGAATTCCCCGTGGGGATTCAATCTTTCGAGAAAGCGAGTGACGGTCTCGACTTCTGGGCTTGTGCCGATGATTCCGCTGGTTGCGGAGGCAGGAGCCCGGTTGGCGGTAAGCTTGAATGCTACGACCAATGAGATTCGTGATTATGTCATGCCGATCAATAAGAAGTACCCAATGAATCAGCTTTTGGAGTCTTGTAGGCAATATGTTCGCGAGACTGGCGACAGAGTGACTTTTGAGTATGTTTTGCTCAAGGGTGTTACTGATTCGCTCGAGGATGCCAGAAGATTGCAGAAAATTTCAAGACAAGTGCCTTGCAAGATTAACATTATTCCTTTTAACGAGCACCCTGGTTCGGGGTTTGAAAGACCTAGCGATGAGACTGTAGACCAGTTTCATAACGAGCTGATGCGCCTTGGGGTGCATGTATTGTTAAGAAGAACCAAAGGTCGAGATATATTTGCGGCTTGTGGCCAGCTGCGAAGCCGCTACGAGGGGCATCCTGAGAGAATGTCCGTTTCATGA
- a CDS encoding GGDEF domain-containing protein, whose product MSRPKKEHMEDKTSVVDSDTLKLRLHEATNAPPAFVLLMGPAQQMGKQWAISKEESTIGRTLEADIFVDDRSVSRRHAKLIFREGEVFIKDINSANGTEVEGQRIEPEVLVVLKNNQQVKTGNVIFKYLAEGNLEIVSNRDRYDKSRLDPLTQIFNKGALLSTGEEVFKRAKTMGVALTVVVFDLDNFKFLNDTWGHQAGDIVLKEMSALIKRKVIRGEDFFARFGGEEFCLVLLGSDQRQGVEIGERIRSTVEKFDFEYRGEKMPVTISVGVASLDPSMTSWSQLFDKSDQASYLSKKNGKNRVSTL is encoded by the coding sequence ATGTCTCGTCCTAAGAAAGAACATATGGAAGATAAAACGAGTGTTGTCGACAGTGACACTCTAAAGCTTCGACTTCACGAAGCCACAAATGCGCCCCCGGCGTTTGTTTTGTTAATGGGCCCGGCCCAACAGATGGGTAAGCAGTGGGCCATTTCAAAAGAAGAATCCACAATAGGTAGAACACTTGAAGCGGACATTTTCGTCGATGACAGAAGTGTCAGTCGCAGGCACGCGAAGTTGATCTTTAGAGAGGGTGAAGTCTTTATTAAAGATATCAACTCAGCAAATGGCACCGAAGTCGAAGGTCAGCGTATTGAACCAGAAGTGCTCGTGGTGCTTAAGAACAACCAGCAGGTAAAAACGGGCAACGTCATTTTTAAATATTTGGCGGAAGGCAATCTAGAGATTGTTTCGAATCGTGATCGCTATGATAAGAGTCGTCTAGACCCGTTGACGCAGATTTTTAACAAGGGTGCCCTCCTTTCAACGGGAGAAGAAGTTTTTAAACGAGCAAAAACAATGGGCGTAGCGCTTACAGTTGTTGTTTTCGACTTAGACAATTTCAAATTCCTCAACGACACCTGGGGACACCAAGCTGGCGATATTGTGCTTAAAGAAATGTCGGCTTTGATCAAAAGAAAAGTTATCCGTGGGGAGGATTTTTTTGCTCGATTTGGCGGGGAAGAATTTTGCCTTGTACTTCTTGGAAGTGATCAACGCCAAGGTGTTGAAATTGGTGAGCGCATTCGCTCAACTGTAGAAAAGTTTGATTTCGAATACCGCGGAGAAAAAATGCCCGTAACGATTTCTGTTGGTGTAGCTTCGCTTGATCCGTCGATGACAAGTTGGAGCCAACTATTTGATAAATCAGATCAGGCCTCTTACTTATCGAAGAAAAACGGCAAAAACCGCGTCTCCACCCTTTAG
- a CDS encoding RNA polymerase subunit sigma, translating into MHSDIELVVNVQSGSIEAFSELVKRHQVGLIRMCFRVTRDMETAQEVAQDAFVKAYQKIGAFEGRSSFKSWLYQIGINTAKNSLRKHMITVSSDDIQIASLASSPEGKMVRNDVKAALDGAIEQLPDKQRLAVQLRIFEDMSFEEVSQAMDCPYDTAKANFRHGLMKLKDRFLSDDVMKAWLSQLDTEFNQSVISRESEAGNSRERFDR; encoded by the coding sequence ATGCATTCGGATATTGAGCTTGTCGTAAATGTGCAGTCCGGCAGCATAGAGGCCTTCTCGGAGCTCGTCAAAAGGCATCAGGTAGGACTTATTAGAATGTGTTTTCGGGTTACCCGCGATATGGAGACCGCCCAAGAGGTGGCGCAAGACGCTTTTGTGAAGGCCTATCAGAAAATTGGTGCCTTCGAAGGGCGTTCAAGCTTCAAATCTTGGCTATATCAGATCGGCATTAACACAGCTAAGAACTCCCTGAGAAAGCACATGATAACCGTCAGCTCCGACGACATCCAGATAGCCTCACTGGCGTCGAGCCCCGAAGGGAAGATGGTTCGAAATGATGTGAAGGCGGCCTTAGATGGTGCGATTGAGCAGCTACCCGACAAACAGCGACTAGCTGTTCAACTGAGGATTTTCGAGGATATGAGTTTTGAAGAGGTTTCTCAGGCAATGGACTGCCCATACGATACGGCGAAAGCGAACTTTCGGCACGGACTCATGAAGTTGAAGGATCGATTTTTGAGTGATGACGTGATGAAGGCATGGCTTTCACAGCTGGATACCGAGTTCAATCAGTCTGTGATTTCGCGAGAGAGCGAAGCGGGCAATTCAAGAGAGAGGTTTGATCGATGA
- the cysE gene encoding serine O-acetyltransferase, translating into MLDFLRAYKTYDPAAKSLIEVALLYPGPKAILFYRIGNLFYRLRFFFLARLVCELARLLTGIEIHPGAKIGRRLVIDHGMGIVIGETTIIGDDCLLFQGATLGGVSFEDTKRHPTLANNVVIGSGAKVLGPIEIGAFAKVGSNAVVTKSVPAHTTVVGIPARPLEIKTTTSSN; encoded by the coding sequence TTGTTAGATTTTCTTCGCGCCTACAAAACGTATGACCCTGCAGCCAAATCACTGATTGAAGTGGCACTTTTGTACCCGGGGCCCAAGGCCATTCTTTTTTATCGTATAGGTAATCTGTTTTACCGATTGAGATTCTTTTTCCTTGCAAGATTAGTCTGTGAGCTTGCCCGACTTCTTACGGGCATTGAAATCCACCCGGGAGCAAAGATCGGTCGACGTTTGGTTATTGATCATGGCATGGGCATTGTTATTGGCGAGACAACAATCATCGGTGATGATTGTTTGCTTTTTCAAGGGGCCACTTTAGGTGGAGTGTCATTTGAAGATACAAAGAGGCACCCAACTCTTGCGAACAATGTTGTCATCGGATCGGGTGCAAAAGTTCTTGGCCCCATCGAGATTGGAGCCTTTGCCAAAGTAGGATCGAACGCAGTTGTTACGAAGTCTGTACCCGCTCACACCACTGTTGTAGGAATTCCCGCACGCCCACTCGAAATCAAAACGACCACCAGTTCAAACTAA
- the rsmI gene encoding 16S rRNA (cytidine(1402)-2'-O)-methyltransferase, with translation MALFIVAVPIGNLEDISERAKNTLRHCTLIVGEDAKPLRALVARLKLEKKELFFLNEHTKDQELAEISALLDAHDVALVSDEGTPVFCDPGRKLLLECQKKSVRVVPVPGASSLMATLSCCPLEINEFVFAGFLPREHELRKERLSRHIDDGRPIVLMDTPYRLTRLLSELSELGFDRRIFLATNLTHENEHLYLGTVGETLSAVGPTKAEFVLVLEGQIKASDNSKERQKTLNNTAVPPKVTQPSKLRGEHQKARANKQNRRKFRSR, from the coding sequence ATGGCTCTTTTTATTGTGGCTGTCCCGATAGGAAATCTCGAAGATATTTCAGAGAGGGCCAAGAACACACTTAGACATTGCACTTTGATAGTGGGCGAAGATGCTAAGCCTCTTCGTGCGCTCGTGGCACGACTGAAACTTGAGAAAAAAGAACTTTTTTTCTTGAATGAACATACTAAAGATCAAGAACTTGCTGAGATATCTGCGCTTCTCGACGCTCATGATGTTGCCCTTGTGTCCGACGAAGGAACGCCCGTTTTTTGCGACCCCGGCAGGAAGCTCCTGCTTGAGTGTCAGAAAAAATCAGTAAGAGTGGTGCCGGTTCCGGGTGCCAGCTCTCTCATGGCAACACTTAGCTGTTGCCCGCTTGAAATTAACGAATTTGTTTTTGCGGGGTTTTTGCCGCGCGAGCATGAGCTGAGAAAAGAGAGATTGAGTCGGCATATTGATGATGGACGGCCAATTGTGCTTATGGACACTCCCTATCGCCTCACAAGGTTGCTGAGCGAACTATCAGAATTGGGCTTTGATCGTAGAATTTTTCTTGCGACTAATTTGACTCACGAAAATGAACACCTCTACCTGGGGACAGTCGGCGAGACTCTCAGCGCTGTTGGCCCGACCAAAGCCGAGTTTGTTTTAGTTCTCGAGGGTCAGATCAAAGCCTCCGATAATTCTAAGGAAAGACAGAAGACTTTAAACAATACAGCCGTGCCGCCTAAGGTCACTCAACCGTCGAAGTTAAGAGGTGAACATCAGAAGGCACGAGCGAACAAGCAGAATCGCAGAAAATTTCGCAGTAGGTAG
- a CDS encoding tRNA 2-thiocytidine(32) synthetase TtcA: protein MSTPFSHTLGTEALSETLSTDDENFLKLEKRLFHQIGKAIGDFSMIEEGDRILVGVSGGKDSWVLLHVLDELRKKAPINFELIAANLDQGYPGFRQDEIEDYLAAKRIPFIMKFTDIAAVIEEKNTNGAVPCSLCSRLRRGNLYGMAAANKCNKIALGHHKDDFIETLLLNQFFVGRIGAMAPKLKSDDGVNTVIRPLVYVGEDDIIEYARARKFPIVCCQCPLACGEAEHLDFKRRRIKNLLKELQKEIPHIKDSLLSSLTNIQPSHLLDKRHWNF from the coding sequence TTGTCGACACCTTTTAGTCATACTTTAGGCACTGAAGCTCTTTCAGAGACTTTATCGACCGACGACGAGAACTTTCTGAAGTTAGAAAAACGACTCTTTCACCAGATTGGAAAGGCGATAGGCGACTTTTCGATGATTGAAGAAGGAGATCGCATCTTAGTTGGCGTATCCGGGGGGAAGGACTCATGGGTTTTGCTGCATGTTCTAGATGAACTTAGAAAAAAGGCTCCCATAAATTTTGAACTGATAGCCGCAAATCTCGATCAAGGATACCCAGGATTTAGGCAGGACGAAATCGAGGACTACCTCGCAGCTAAGAGAATCCCCTTTATCATGAAGTTTACCGATATTGCTGCTGTCATTGAAGAGAAGAACACTAACGGTGCCGTGCCCTGCTCACTTTGTTCAAGGCTGAGACGGGGCAACCTCTACGGTATGGCCGCAGCAAACAAGTGCAACAAGATAGCTCTAGGACATCACAAAGATGATTTTATTGAGACTCTTTTGCTGAATCAATTTTTTGTTGGGCGAATCGGCGCTATGGCACCGAAGCTCAAATCTGATGATGGCGTCAATACGGTGATCCGCCCTCTCGTCTATGTGGGTGAGGACGACATCATTGAGTATGCACGCGCGAGGAAGTTCCCAATAGTTTGTTGCCAGTGCCCCTTGGCTTGCGGTGAGGCTGAACACTTAGATTTTAAAAGACGCCGGATTAAAAATCTCCTTAAAGAGTTACAAAAAGAGATCCCGCATATAAAAGATTCCCTGTTGTCTAGTTTAACGAACATTCAACCTTCTCACTTGTTGGATAAACGACATTGGAACTTTTAA